The Oscillospiraceae bacterium genome contains a region encoding:
- the nagB_2 gene encoding glucosamine-6-phosphate deaminase, which translates to MKVVVTKSYDESCAYVADMICKLVNEKPACKLGLATGGTPVPMYKKLIEANKAGKVDFSAVRTVNLDEYCGIPGTHDQSYRYFMDSNLFDHINIDKANTYVAKGMGDAQANAAELEAKVREGGAADLQLLGIGNNGHIAFNEAADVLHATAHIEQLTESTINANARFFEKKEDVPTTAITMGMGDILAAKCVVLIATGLAKTSAIKGLIMDDVITTQNPSSMLKMHENVVVVIDEELAAAVGYKA; encoded by the coding sequence ATGAAAGTTGTTGTGACCAAAAGCTACGACGAGAGCTGTGCCTATGTGGCCGATATGATCTGCAAGCTGGTGAACGAAAAGCCCGCCTGCAAGCTGGGCCTGGCCACCGGCGGCACCCCCGTGCCCATGTATAAAAAGCTCATCGAGGCCAACAAGGCCGGCAAGGTGGATTTTTCTGCAGTGCGCACCGTCAATCTGGACGAATACTGCGGCATCCCCGGCACCCACGACCAGAGCTACCGCTATTTTATGGACTCGAACCTCTTCGACCACATCAATATCGACAAAGCCAACACCTATGTGGCCAAGGGCATGGGCGACGCCCAGGCCAACGCCGCCGAGCTGGAAGCCAAGGTGCGCGAAGGCGGCGCGGCCGACCTGCAGCTGCTGGGCATCGGCAACAACGGCCACATCGCCTTCAACGAGGCGGCGGACGTGCTGCACGCCACCGCCCACATCGAGCAGCTCACCGAGAGCACCATCAACGCCAACGCCCGCTTCTTTGAAAAGAAAGAGGACGTTCCCACCACCGCCATCACCATGGGCATGGGCGACATCCTGGCCGCCAAGTGCGTGGTGCTCATCGCCACCGGCCTTGCCAAGACCAGCGCCATCAAGGGCCTGATCATGGACGACGTCATCACCACCCAGAACCCCAGCAGCATGCTGAAAATGCACGAGAACGTGGTGGTGGTCATCGACGAGGAATTGGCCGCCGCCGTGGGCTACAAGGCCTGA
- a CDS encoding LytR family transcriptional regulator — protein MRIEIIEDPSLAEVTVTLRCPALDSPTARLIASLRAFEQKLTGVREGRTFLLDAADILYADTADKKVFLYTTGAVYETPLRLYELEERLCGGSFLRAGKSALVNFDQIQSLRPEFGGRLELTLKNGERLLVNRQYVPGFKQKLGLL, from the coding sequence ATGCGCATCGAAATCATCGAGGACCCATCCCTGGCCGAAGTTACCGTCACCCTGCGGTGCCCCGCGCTGGACAGCCCCACCGCCCGGCTCATCGCCAGCCTGCGGGCCTTCGAGCAAAAGCTCACCGGCGTGCGGGAGGGCCGTACCTTCCTGCTGGATGCGGCGGACATCCTGTATGCGGACACGGCCGACAAAAAGGTGTTCCTCTATACCACAGGCGCGGTGTACGAAACGCCCCTGCGCCTGTACGAACTGGAGGAGCGGCTGTGCGGCGGCAGCTTTTTGCGGGCAGGCAAATCGGCCCTTGTCAACTTCGACCAGATCCAGTCGCTCCGGCCCGAGTTCGGCGGCCGGCTGGAGCTCACCCTGAAAAACGGCGAACGTCTGCTCGTAAACCGCCAATACGTGCCCGGCTTCAAGCAAAAGCTGGGGCTTTTATAA
- a CDS encoding maltose O-acetyltransferase produces the protein MTEREKMLAGLQYDCGDPELLDRWHLARALTLRYNQTDSRDSRAQRALLSQLLGGMGENLWITPPFYVDYGSNIYFAENCEVNLNCTFQDCNRITIGKNALIGPNVQIYTAFHPTNAADRLGVPCAGGFAFAVGYTAPVTIGDNVWLGGGAILLPGVTIGSNVVIGAGSVVTRDIPSNTVAAGNPCRVLRQNG, from the coding sequence ATGACCGAACGCGAAAAAATGCTGGCCGGCCTGCAGTACGACTGCGGCGACCCCGAATTGCTGGACCGCTGGCACCTGGCCAGGGCGCTGACCCTGCGCTACAACCAAACCGACTCCCGCGACTCCCGCGCGCAGCGCGCGCTGCTCTCCCAGCTATTGGGGGGCATGGGCGAAAATCTGTGGATCACCCCGCCTTTTTATGTGGACTACGGCAGCAATATCTATTTTGCCGAAAACTGCGAGGTGAACCTGAACTGTACCTTTCAGGACTGCAATCGCATCACCATCGGCAAAAACGCGCTGATCGGCCCCAACGTGCAAATTTACACTGCTTTCCATCCCACAAACGCCGCCGATCGACTGGGCGTGCCCTGCGCAGGCGGGTTTGCCTTTGCCGTCGGTTACACCGCTCCCGTCACCATCGGCGACAATGTGTGGCTGGGCGGCGGCGCAATCCTGCTGCCCGGCGTCACCATCGGCAGCAATGTGGTGATCGGCGCCGGCAGCGTTGTCACCCGCGATATCCCCTCAAATACCGTGGCCGCGGGCAATCCCTGCCGCGTCCTGCGGCAGAACGGCTGA
- the rbo gene encoding superoxide reductase — protein sequence MREKEPEFYACGGCGLVVEVLRGEGAKLENAQLQKLEPGTSDGAAEKHLPAVTREGGRVTVQVGSVEHPMSAEHSIEWIYLSTKKGGQRADLHSTDAPRATFLLTEDDEPLAAYAYCNLHGFWKTGL from the coding sequence ATGAGAGAAAAAGAACCGGAATTTTACGCCTGCGGCGGCTGCGGCCTGGTGGTGGAGGTGCTGCGGGGCGAGGGCGCCAAGCTGGAAAACGCGCAGCTGCAAAAGCTGGAGCCGGGCACCAGCGACGGCGCCGCGGAAAAGCATCTGCCCGCCGTGACCCGGGAGGGCGGCAGGGTGACGGTGCAGGTGGGCAGCGTGGAGCACCCCATGAGCGCGGAGCACAGCATCGAGTGGATCTATCTGAGCACCAAAAAAGGCGGCCAGCGGGCGGATCTGCATTCCACCGACGCGCCCCGGGCCACTTTTTTGCTGACGGAGGACGATGAGCCCCTGGCGGCGTATGCCTACTGCAACCTGCACGGGTTCTGGAAGACCGGGCTGTGA
- a CDS encoding tyrosine transporter TyrP — protein MKSKQLTVWEAACIITGYGVGGGVMAMPYLTARNGLAVSLLILLAALLASFVLHSMIAEMTLKSGEGAQITGAFSKYLFTGKWKKGLTLAFFIVMALVLFTNLAAYISGAAEILSELLGIGLVWAELLFYAAAASVVLFGLKAVGVSEKLAVAVIFAIVGILAVCSLFHIENALPWRPGTPAEGLAYFGMAMFAFLAFFSVPQAVQGLGGDAKKVRKAIFLGMFNNFVLILVITVCALLSSGEVTQVAMIGWSKGIGSWAQLVGSVFTILAMLTTYWSISLALADIVEEQLRLERRVCWLIATLPSLLMTFAGLAGFMEFMRLAGGLIAILVAVMGVPAYRRSRRDGGSLMLGRWGGTGMQAAMIAAYVLMALGNLVTVG, from the coding sequence TTGAAAAGCAAACAGTTGACCGTGTGGGAGGCTGCCTGCATCATTACCGGCTATGGCGTGGGCGGCGGAGTGATGGCCATGCCCTACCTGACCGCCCGCAACGGCCTGGCGGTGAGCCTGCTGATCCTGCTGGCGGCGCTGCTGGCCAGCTTTGTGCTGCACAGCATGATCGCCGAGATGACACTGAAAAGCGGCGAGGGCGCGCAGATCACCGGCGCCTTTTCCAAATACTTATTCACCGGGAAATGGAAAAAGGGCCTGACCCTGGCCTTTTTTATTGTGATGGCGCTGGTGCTGTTCACCAACCTGGCGGCCTATATTTCCGGCGCGGCCGAGATCCTGAGCGAATTGCTGGGGATCGGCCTGGTGTGGGCTGAGCTGCTGTTTTACGCGGCAGCGGCCAGCGTGGTGCTGTTCGGCCTGAAGGCCGTGGGGGTGAGCGAAAAGCTGGCGGTGGCTGTGATCTTTGCGATCGTGGGCATTCTGGCGGTGTGTTCGCTGTTCCACATTGAGAATGCGCTGCCCTGGCGGCCGGGCACGCCGGCCGAGGGACTGGCCTATTTTGGCATGGCAATGTTTGCGTTTTTGGCCTTTTTCTCGGTGCCGCAGGCGGTGCAGGGGCTGGGCGGCGACGCGAAAAAGGTGCGCAAGGCAATCTTTTTGGGCATGTTCAATAACTTTGTGCTGATCCTGGTAATCACGGTATGCGCGCTGCTCTCGTCCGGCGAGGTGACCCAGGTGGCCATGATCGGGTGGAGCAAGGGCATCGGCAGCTGGGCGCAGCTGGTGGGCTCGGTGTTCACGATCCTGGCCATGCTCACCACCTACTGGTCCATCTCGCTGGCGCTGGCGGACATTGTGGAGGAGCAGCTTCGGCTGGAGCGGCGGGTCTGCTGGCTGATCGCGACCCTGCCCTCGCTGCTGATGACCTTTGCGGGGCTGGCCGGGTTCATGGAATTTATGCGGCTGGCCGGGGGGCTGATCGCCATTTTGGTGGCGGTGATGGGGGTGCCCGCCTACCGCAGGTCCCGCCGGGATGGGGGCAGCCTGATGCTGGGCCGGTGGGGCGGCACGGGCATGCAGGCAGCCATGATAGCGGCCTACGTGCTGATGGCGCTGGGCAACTTGGTGACGGTGGGATGA
- the msmX gene encoding ABC transporter ATP-binding protein, with protein sequence MASISLQHIYKIYPGDVTAVKDFNLEIADKEFIILVGPSGCGKSTTLRMIAGLEEISKGELYIGDRLVNDVPPKDRDIAMVFQNYALYPHMTVYKNMAFGLELRKTPKDEIDKRVREAAKVLDIDHLLDRKPKALSGGQRQRVALGRAMVRNPAVFLLDEPLSNLDAKLRTSMRTEIIKLHQKLATTFIYVTHDQTEAMTMGDRIVVMKDGIVQQVDTPQNLYDFPCNMFVAGFIGSPQMNLLDATLHKDGDAYYLDLSGDKVILPKEKTADGSLDAYVGKPVKAGVRPEDIKDDAEFVEKHADCKLTTTVEVSELMGSEIYLYLEYKGNKMTARVAPTSKAKNGSQVIMAFDPHKVHLFDPETELTILN encoded by the coding sequence ATGGCAAGCATCAGCTTACAGCACATTTACAAGATCTACCCGGGCGACGTGACCGCCGTAAAGGACTTCAACCTGGAGATCGCCGATAAGGAATTCATCATTCTGGTCGGCCCCTCCGGCTGCGGCAAATCCACCACCCTGCGCATGATCGCCGGCCTGGAAGAGATCAGCAAGGGCGAGCTGTACATCGGCGACCGCCTGGTGAACGACGTTCCCCCCAAGGACCGCGACATCGCCATGGTGTTCCAGAACTACGCGCTGTATCCCCACATGACCGTTTACAAGAACATGGCGTTCGGCCTGGAGCTGCGCAAGACCCCGAAGGACGAGATCGACAAGCGCGTGCGTGAGGCCGCCAAGGTTCTGGACATCGACCACCTGCTGGACCGCAAGCCCAAGGCGTTGTCCGGCGGCCAGCGCCAGCGTGTTGCCCTGGGCCGCGCCATGGTGCGCAACCCGGCCGTGTTCCTGCTGGACGAGCCCCTCTCCAACCTGGACGCCAAGCTGCGCACCAGCATGCGCACCGAGATCATCAAGCTGCACCAGAAGCTGGCCACCACCTTTATCTACGTGACCCACGACCAGACCGAGGCCATGACCATGGGCGACCGCATTGTGGTTATGAAGGACGGCATTGTGCAGCAGGTCGACACCCCGCAGAACCTGTACGATTTCCCCTGCAACATGTTTGTTGCCGGCTTTATCGGCAGCCCCCAGATGAACCTGCTGGACGCCACCCTGCATAAGGACGGCGACGCCTATTACCTGGACCTGAGCGGCGACAAGGTCATTCTGCCCAAGGAGAAGACCGCCGACGGCTCGCTGGACGCCTACGTGGGCAAGCCGGTCAAGGCCGGTGTGCGCCCCGAGGACATCAAGGACGACGCCGAGTTTGTGGAGAAGCATGCCGACTGCAAGCTGACCACCACCGTGGAAGTGAGCGAGCTGATGGGCAGCGAGATCTACCTGTACCTGGAGTACAAGGGCAACAAGATGACCGCCCGCGTGGCGCCCACCTCCAAGGCGAAGAACGGCAGCCAGGTGATCATGGCGTTCGACCCCCACAAGGTGCACCTGTTCGATCCCGAGACCGAGCTGACCATCCTGAACTGA
- a CDS encoding ferredoxin: MEMVNLKINNVPCQAPAGSTVLEAAHQIGITIPTLCYLKEIQRVNGACRVCVVEVKGAKSLLPACVYPVSEGMEVFTNTPKVQAARKTNLELILSTHNQDCMSCVRSGDCELLRLCKQYGVDKSNCFEGVLPERQDDYSALHLVKDNSKCIICRRCISTCAENQGVGVINVVERGFNTHIACAFEGKLADSTCIGCGQCINVCPTGALVERDDTGKVWEALGDPTRHVIVQTAPSVRAALGEEFGYPIGTNVQGKMVAALRRMGFAGVFDTDFAADMTIMEEATEFLSRVKEGGALPLITSCSPGWVRYCETFHPDFLPNLSSCKSPQQMFGALSKTYYAEKMGIDPRDIFCVSVMPCTAKKLEIGRGDQCAAGEGIPDVDVSITTRELARMIHRSGLRFSDLPDEEFDPAMGEASGAGHIFGATGGVMEAALRTAVETLTGQPVEPVEFTDVRGTKGVKEASYEVAGMTLRVCVVSGTANAGRVLDMVRKGEAQYDFIEIMACPGGCVNGGGQPIQPAPVRNFTDIKALRAKALYDQDAASGLRRSHENPLVKKVYAEYLGEPGGEKAHHILHTTYQKREKLY, from the coding sequence ATGGAAATGGTAAACTTAAAGATCAACAATGTGCCCTGTCAGGCGCCGGCGGGCTCCACCGTGCTGGAGGCCGCCCACCAGATCGGCATCACCATCCCCACCCTTTGCTACCTGAAGGAGATCCAGCGCGTAAACGGCGCCTGCCGTGTGTGCGTGGTGGAGGTAAAGGGTGCCAAAAGCCTGCTGCCCGCCTGTGTGTACCCGGTCAGCGAGGGCATGGAGGTGTTCACCAACACCCCCAAGGTGCAGGCCGCCCGCAAGACCAACCTGGAGCTCATCCTCTCCACCCACAACCAGGACTGCATGAGCTGCGTGCGCAGCGGCGACTGCGAGCTGCTGCGCCTGTGCAAGCAGTACGGGGTCGATAAATCCAACTGCTTTGAGGGCGTATTGCCCGAGCGGCAGGACGACTACAGCGCCCTTCACCTGGTAAAGGATAACTCCAAGTGCATCATCTGCCGCCGCTGCATCTCCACCTGCGCCGAGAACCAAGGCGTGGGGGTCATCAACGTGGTGGAGCGGGGCTTCAACACCCATATCGCCTGCGCCTTCGAGGGCAAGCTGGCCGATTCCACCTGCATCGGCTGCGGCCAGTGCATCAATGTGTGCCCCACCGGCGCTCTGGTAGAGCGCGACGACACCGGCAAGGTGTGGGAGGCTCTGGGCGACCCCACCCGCCACGTGATTGTGCAGACCGCCCCCAGCGTGCGCGCGGCCCTGGGCGAAGAGTTCGGGTATCCCATCGGCACCAACGTGCAGGGCAAAATGGTGGCCGCGCTGCGCCGCATGGGCTTTGCCGGCGTGTTCGACACCGACTTTGCCGCCGATATGACCATCATGGAAGAGGCCACCGAATTTTTGAGCCGGGTGAAAGAGGGCGGCGCACTGCCCCTCATCACCAGCTGCAGCCCGGGCTGGGTGCGCTACTGCGAGACCTTCCACCCGGACTTCCTCCCCAATCTCTCCAGCTGCAAGTCCCCCCAGCAGATGTTCGGCGCGCTCAGCAAGACCTACTACGCTGAAAAAATGGGCATCGACCCGCGCGATATCTTCTGCGTCAGCGTCATGCCCTGCACCGCCAAAAAGCTGGAGATCGGCAGGGGCGACCAGTGCGCCGCGGGCGAGGGCATTCCGGATGTGGACGTGTCCATCACCACCCGCGAGCTGGCCCGCATGATCCACCGCTCCGGCCTGCGCTTCAGCGATCTGCCGGACGAAGAATTCGACCCCGCCATGGGCGAGGCCTCGGGCGCCGGGCACATCTTCGGCGCCACCGGCGGCGTGATGGAGGCCGCCCTGCGCACCGCTGTGGAAACTCTCACCGGCCAGCCCGTGGAGCCTGTGGAATTCACCGACGTACGCGGCACCAAGGGCGTCAAGGAGGCCTCCTACGAGGTCGCGGGCATGACCCTGCGCGTCTGTGTGGTCAGCGGCACGGCCAACGCCGGCAGGGTGCTGGATATGGTCCGCAAGGGCGAGGCGCAGTACGATTTCATCGAGATCATGGCCTGCCCGGGCGGCTGCGTCAACGGGGGCGGCCAGCCCATCCAGCCCGCGCCCGTGCGCAACTTCACCGACATCAAGGCCCTGCGCGCCAAGGCCCTGTACGACCAGGACGCCGCCAGCGGCCTGCGCCGCAGCCATGAAAACCCGCTGGTCAAAAAGGTGTACGCCGAATATCTGGGCGAGCCGGGCGGCGAAAAGGCCCACCACATTCTGCACACCACCTACCAAAAGCGCGAAAAGCTGTATTGA
- a CDS encoding amidohydrolase gives MYYGGAIHTLRTPEECFEAMGVENGRVVWLGHTAAGRWEKRVDLAGMHVYPALTDSHLHLLYTLVLAANSFMICQVGPGGVEPGDLAGAERRMRLYCSQNPRQKIVVANGYIPSAIAEKRLPTRRELDEWTGGKSCVVYSIDGHSSAMSTAMLRALGLAAEGHSGQFWGEEHEFMQGRVTGLIARSVTPAMLAKGIANFTNECARCGIVRVCALDGNGDVERDVTTRLLAFLAARMDVDVRLFPQYMDLERARPYFKKQAAPRMGGCGEWELDGAVGAHTAAFGAPYADNGALGHCYYSDEAVRAKVRQAAQQGVQLTCHAIGEDAIRQIVEAWAAVLPEGARRPGAPMMRVDHFEFPRREAVEQVKRLPLAITVQPGFSWLDKRYLKSYEQYLLPEKITQQVPLRELYEAGVCLCGSSDSPVQSIDPFAQMLGMTEFYLPDQALTPYQALRTYTVNPAQMLGEETEWGTLEEGKRADFMVLEKDFLVAEGAEAGAFCAEYTVKDGRRLTPKRGTAAELAGLCLKRPKKL, from the coding sequence TTGTATTACGGGGGCGCGATCCACACCCTGCGCACCCCCGAAGAATGCTTTGAGGCCATGGGGGTGGAGAACGGCCGCGTGGTGTGGCTGGGGCACACGGCGGCGGGCCGGTGGGAGAAGCGGGTGGACCTTGCGGGCATGCACGTGTACCCCGCGCTGACCGATTCCCACCTGCACCTGCTGTACACCCTGGTGCTTGCGGCGAACAGTTTTATGATCTGCCAGGTGGGGCCGGGCGGCGTGGAGCCGGGGGATCTGGCCGGGGCAGAGCGGCGGATGCGGCTTTATTGCAGCCAAAACCCGCGGCAAAAAATTGTGGTGGCGAACGGATATATCCCCAGCGCCATTGCGGAAAAGCGGCTGCCCACCCGCCGGGAGCTGGACGAGTGGACGGGCGGGAAAAGCTGCGTGGTCTACAGCATTGACGGGCACAGCAGCGCCATGTCCACCGCCATGCTCCGGGCGCTGGGCCTTGCGGCAGAGGGGCACAGCGGCCAGTTTTGGGGCGAGGAGCACGAGTTCATGCAGGGCAGGGTGACCGGGCTGATCGCGCGCTCGGTCACGCCCGCCATGCTGGCAAAGGGGATCGCCAATTTTACGAATGAGTGCGCCCGCTGCGGCATTGTTCGGGTGTGCGCGCTGGATGGGAACGGGGATGTGGAGCGGGACGTGACCACCCGGCTGCTGGCCTTTTTGGCCGCCCGCATGGATGTGGACGTGCGGCTGTTCCCCCAGTATATGGACCTTGAGCGCGCGCGCCCCTATTTTAAAAAACAGGCAGCCCCCCGCATGGGCGGCTGCGGCGAGTGGGAGCTGGACGGGGCGGTGGGCGCGCACACGGCGGCGTTTGGCGCCCCGTACGCGGATAACGGCGCGCTGGGCCACTGCTATTACAGCGACGAAGCGGTGCGCGCGAAGGTGCGGCAGGCGGCGCAGCAGGGCGTTCAGCTGACCTGCCACGCCATTGGCGAGGACGCCATCCGCCAGATCGTGGAGGCCTGGGCGGCGGTTTTGCCCGAGGGGGCGCGCCGGCCCGGCGCGCCCATGATGCGGGTGGACCACTTTGAATTCCCGCGGCGGGAGGCGGTGGAACAGGTAAAGCGCCTGCCCCTGGCCATCACCGTGCAGCCCGGGTTTTCCTGGCTGGACAAGCGCTACCTGAAGAGCTACGAGCAGTACCTGCTGCCGGAAAAGATCACCCAGCAGGTGCCCCTGCGGGAGCTGTATGAGGCGGGGGTATGCCTGTGCGGCTCCAGCGATTCGCCGGTACAGTCCATCGACCCCTTTGCCCAGATGCTGGGCATGACGGAATTTTACCTGCCCGACCAGGCGCTGACCCCCTACCAGGCGCTGCGCACCTATACCGTGAACCCGGCCCAAATGCTGGGGGAAGAGACGGAGTGGGGCACTTTGGAGGAGGGCAAACGGGCCGATTTTATGGTGCTGGAAAAAGACTTTTTGGTCGCGGAAGGCGCAGAAGCGGGGGCGTTCTGCGCGGAGTACACGGTGAAAGACGGCCGCCGCCTGACCCCCAAAAGGGGCACGGCGGCGGAATTGGCGGGGCTGTGCCTGAAAAGGCCGAAAAAGCTTTGA